Proteins from one Salmonella bongori NCTC 12419 genomic window:
- a CDS encoding LacI family DNA-binding transcriptional regulator: MNVKPVTLYDVAAHAGVSYQTVSRVVNQASHVSAKTREKVETAMAALNYIPNRVAQQLAGKQSPLIGVATSNLALHAPSQIVAAIKSRADQSTASVVIAMVEQTGVEACKAAIHNLLAQRVTGLIINFPLDEVDAVTVAASCGAVPALFLDVSDQTPVNRIIFSHDDGARLGVEHLVHHGHTQIALLAGPHSSVSARLRHAGWHKYLAQYRLQPLVEREGDWSAMSGFQQTMQMLNGGTIPSAILVANDQMALGAMRAISEFGLRVAADISVIGYDDTEDSACYIPPLTTLRQDFRRLGESSVDRLMQLSRGEISEPDTLLPVTLVERQTVQRPAAGSASAQALADSLMQLARQVARLTPGK, from the coding sequence ATGAATGTGAAACCGGTAACGCTCTACGATGTCGCAGCCCATGCAGGCGTCTCTTATCAGACCGTCTCACGCGTCGTAAACCAGGCCAGCCACGTTTCGGCCAAAACACGCGAGAAAGTCGAAACGGCAATGGCAGCGCTGAATTACATCCCCAACCGCGTCGCGCAACAGTTGGCTGGAAAGCAATCGCCGCTGATTGGCGTCGCCACCAGCAATCTGGCGCTACATGCCCCCTCACAGATTGTCGCTGCCATCAAATCCCGCGCCGACCAGTCCACAGCCAGCGTGGTGATTGCTATGGTTGAACAGACAGGGGTCGAGGCCTGTAAAGCGGCAATACACAACCTGCTCGCTCAGCGCGTAACGGGGTTGATTATTAACTTTCCGCTGGATGAAGTTGATGCCGTCACCGTAGCGGCCTCCTGCGGCGCGGTGCCGGCGCTATTTCTTGACGTCTCTGACCAGACGCCGGTGAATCGTATCATTTTTTCCCACGATGACGGCGCGCGTTTAGGCGTCGAGCATCTGGTCCACCACGGTCATACCCAAATTGCTTTACTGGCGGGCCCCCACTCTTCTGTATCAGCCCGCCTGCGTCATGCCGGGTGGCATAAGTATCTGGCGCAGTACCGGTTGCAGCCGCTAGTTGAGAGGGAAGGCGACTGGAGCGCGATGTCAGGCTTTCAGCAAACCATGCAAATGCTCAATGGCGGTACGATCCCCAGCGCCATACTTGTCGCCAACGATCAGATGGCATTGGGCGCCATGCGTGCGATTAGCGAGTTCGGTCTGCGGGTCGCCGCGGATATCTCGGTGATTGGCTACGATGATACCGAAGACAGCGCCTGCTACATTCCACCGCTGACCACTCTCCGACAAGACTTTCGCCGGTTGGGCGAAAGCAGCGTCGACAGGCTTATGCAGCTCTCGCGGGGCGAAATAAGCGAGCCTGACACGCTGCTGCCGGTCACGCTGGTGGAACGCCAAACCGTGCAGCGCCCCGCAGCCGGGAGCGCATCTGCACAAGCGCTCGCCGACTCGCTCATGCAACTGGCGCGGCAGGTTGCACGGTTAACACCAGGCAAATAA